The genomic segment ATACcaattcaacacattttattttgaattaataatgaattaattgattGGTTGTGGGAACCTGAGCTCCAGGAGAAAACCCACAATTTGACTCGAGACATTTTGGTGGTGTCTCAAGTCATTTTTCTTgggcaagtcaagtcaagttgaGACAGTGGACAGAAATTCAGCCGTGttttttcaatgaaatgttGATTTCATTGGGGGAAACCTGCGTGCCAGGAGAAAACCCTTGTTTGTTTGAGGCTGATTGCTGAGCCGCTGTTGACTGATTGCCAAGAAATGTTCTCAGATTGTGATAGATGGGCTGAGTcagattgggggggggggggttcagagagagactgagaaagGTGAGAAGAGAGGTGGTGAGGATGAGGTTCGAGGGGGAGAGGTGAAGGGGCGAGGAAGATGGTGAAGgggggaggaagatggagaaggggggagaaagatggtgaaggggggaggaagatggagaggggGTAGAGCGGTGAAGGCGGGGAAGATGGAGAAACGGTGGAGAGGTGACGGAGGGGAAGATGGAGAAACGGTGGAGAGGTGAAggatggagctgctgctggcatTCTGTAGAACAACCAGCAGCCCACTCCAACTTTGCGTCACTGTCACTCTAATCTCCACcgttctttctttccttctcctttcttttcctttccttttcctcctcctttgctctctTTTGGAGCGCCGCCTTCATCTGTGCTTCTTTCTTATTCATttccttctcctttcttttcttttctttttcctcctcctttgctctctTTTGGAGCTCTGCCTTCATCTGTGCTTCTTTCTTGTTCATTTCCTTCTCCTGAAGCTTTTCCAGCTTCTGTCTGCCTTTCAGGTCCTTGTGCTCTTCCTGTTGCTTCCTTTTCAGGTCTtccatttcttgtttttgcttcaCCTTCATtgctttctttgctttcttcctcatcttcttaTCTGTTGTACTTTCCTTTTTCACCTCAGTTTCCTCCTCCGTCCTGAAGGAGATGTCCTCTGGTTCTGTCTTGTCCATGACCACCTGGCTTACTGTTACCTCCAGGATTTGTTGATTCTCCTCCAGCTTCTTGGTTGTTTCCTCCACCTGTGTTattttctcctccctgctcctcccaatttctttcttttgttcctctACCTGCTCTACATGTTCTTTGACCTCCAGCTGGCTGAACTTCTCCTGCAGAGCTTCATATTTTGTCTGCCAAGCGTGGTCGCTCTTGAGAATCTCAGCTTTGTGGTTTGTCAGCTGGTCTGTGGCCTCCGTGAGCTTGTTAGAGAGACCCATCTTCTCCTCCCTGAGATGACGGATTATGTCATCTTTTTGCTGGAGCTCCTGCTCCAACTCCTCCAACTGCTTCATCTGCAGGTCGATCTGGAGCAGAACACTCTTCTGTTTGTCGAGGTCTAGCTTGAGCATCTCATTGTTTTGCTCGgacagcttttgtttttctgcctccagTCTCGCTGCCATGTCGTCCTTCTCCCGATTGTTCCGGTGCTTGAGGCTCTCCACCTGCGCCACCTGGAACTGGAGCTCGCTCTTCAGGTTTGAGATCGTGGCCTCATGAGATGCGATGATCTCATACTTGTTTTTGAACTCGGCCTTGAATTCTCTCTCCCTGAGCTCCATAAGACCCTCAAGTCTTTCAAGCTTATACTTGAGGTTGTGGATGGTGTAGCTCATGGCCATCCTCTCTTCCTTCCAGGGTCTACGAGGACGCTCAGAGTCAGAGTTGGCCTGAGGGCCCTCGCCCTGGTGAGACACGGGATGGTCTTGAGGAGCAGCCTGAGCCGCCCTCACCATCTTTTTTGGGTTTCTCCTTTTGTTCTGGCGATGCATTTCGCTGATCGTGGTagactgtaaaaacaaaggaagaaaaggtTAGCAGGGATTCAGTGGATTCACTTAAAACAAGACTTTGAACTAATTAATCAAGtaaattcaaatattaaaagcTTACTTACACAAAGTTGAAATGGCCCTGAAGTCTTCAAAAGTGTGGATGTCTGTTGTAGACTGTCGTCTGTAGAAAATCAGCAGGCTGATTTTCCTCAACTGTGGTCTAAAACAAGTGTTTTAGGATGTTAATACTGGCTCTGGTCTCTAAAGATCGTCTGGGTGATTCTCCTCGACTGTGGTCCAAGACACGGCTGTGAAGCTGTGAATATCAGATCTGGTCAATAGAAAATCGGCTGGACAATTCCTCTCGACTGAGGtctaaaacacaaatgtgaagcTGTGAACTCAGACCTCCCTAAAACTCTCGGGAGTTCCAACAGCAGAATTCTCCAGGTGGATTCCATCCTGTGGCTTAAGATCAAAGCCTCAGAATGGAAGCATcattcaaactgtgtgtgtgtgtgtgtgtgtgtgtgtgtgtgtgtgtgtgtgtgtgtgtgtgtgtgtatttctttgtgtgttaagatatttttaaagttgttgttcTTTGACTGACAACACTTAATCCTCTGGGGTCCAGGGTATAATTGATACTTCTGATTTTACtgttatatttcaccttaaagaCAAACTTGCCTTGTttggagtcatttttttcagcacaacctcaccAGTGTGACTGTGCAGTTATTTGTTAAttatgacatactgtattaacacattGGAcctaaaatcatttttttactgtgaaaaccacaaccATTTTTAGAGCTGCAAACATAAATTGTTGTCTGCTATATCTGTACATAAGTTCTTGAAATATAATATTAACTGaggttttggggggttttttttagcattaaagcACAGATTATTGAATTTAAGTTACTGTGGATCAAATGGTGTCGAACATTTAATAAAGCTCCTTGTAATTTTTGCagtttgtagtgtttttttgtcttatggAGATGCTCATCCTTGTTGAGAAATACTTTACTGAAAATTTAGATTTGTGCTCCCAGCTGGTACTTTAAGCGCTCTAAAGGAAATATAAAATCCCACCATGGGAAGTGATGGATTAGTTTAAACCCCATCTTTGTTTTAGAGCAACACCAAGAAAACAGGCTTAACAGTCCGCAGTCCGCAGTGGATGATATAAGAGCGTGCAAACAGCTGTGTCTTTTCACTAACAATGAGAAACATGCATTTCCTGCACGCCAACAGACTGACTCTTGTGCAATTCTACAGCTGCCTGTCGGTCGGAGCTGTGTTCTCACCCTCAAACACCGGGCAAATCTTCCTCCAGGCGGTCACCCCGCCCTCGCTGGTGTACTGGCCCACCGCCGTCTCCAGGATGAACAAGGGTATAccaaggaagaagaggaggataaaGTACGGGATAAAGAAGGCACCTGGGAATATTGACAGACATGAAGAAGGGTCACACCATTGAGACGGAGGGCAAATGTTGGCACATACACTCatattaaagggacagtgtgtAACAATTTAAGTAATTTATCAACTCAAATCAGCATCTTCGTTCATAAGTAAGTCCTCATCTCAAGCTCTACGGAGGCCGCCATGTCTCTCCGGTTTTTAAAAAACTATGGACTGCCGAGAGGGACACAAAGTACTACATGGTACTACGAAGTAAGTCTAAACGCGTTTTCGCTCAGAGTCAGCTTGACTGCGGAACTGAGAGGGAG from the Acanthopagrus latus isolate v.2019 chromosome 14, fAcaLat1.1, whole genome shotgun sequence genome contains:
- the LOC119032133 gene encoding trichohyalin-like, encoding MHRQNKRRNPKKMVRAAQAAPQDHPVSHQGEGPQANSDSERPRRPWKEERMAMSYTIHNLKYKLERLEGLMELREREFKAEFKNKYEIIASHEATISNLKSELQFQVAQVESLKHRNNREKDDMAARLEAEKQKLSEQNNEMLKLDLDKQKSVLLQIDLQMKQLEELEQELQQKDDIIRHLREEKMGLSNKLTEATDQLTNHKAEILKSDHAWQTKYEALQEKFSQLEVKEHVEQVEEQKKEIGRSREEKITQVEETTKKLEENQQILEVTVSQVVMDKTEPEDISFRTEEETEVKKESTTDKKMRKKAKKAMKVKQKQEMEDLKRKQQEEHKDLKGRQKLEKLQEKEMNKKEAQMKAELQKRAKEEEKEKKRKEKEMNKKEAQMKAALQKRAKEEEKERKRKEKERKNGGD